The window tcaaggagTCTAACTACCTGAAGTctatgtaaaaaaaaaattgtgtAAGGTAGGgaaagagcaaaaaagcGAGGGTTGGTTATAGACAACATTATCTGTACAATATATAACGAAAGATTTTTCAAGACAAGAGAATCTCAATACCTGTAATGTGATAAGAGTTTATCTTCTAGTAAGAAAGGCGCTGGCTGATACTCAAGCCTTACTTATAAAAGCATATATATTCGTTATTTCACTTTTGATGCTCAAGAATAACCGTAGAGGAATCGAAAATGAGAAAGGTTCTCTTTTGAATTAAAAGACAGAGCTCCCCCACCCTTCCCAAACCATTTACATTGCATATATCAATCTCTCTTCAATAGTCACAGGGTATACTATTTCCCCAAAGAAACAAATTCAAAAAGATATCATCTATTGGCCTAATTCAACACGCTCAAATCAAGCGGAACACTGCTCCCTCTACCTGCTCTATATCTCCTTACGCCTCCAACAAAATCCCTAGGCTTCGGGAAAACGCTTTCGTCCTTAAAGTGCCACCTCTTATCGTCGATGATGATTCGTCCACCGCCCTGGCTCATCGTTCGTGAGTGGTTCGTGGTCTTGGGCGAGAGGGCTGGTGAGCTTCCTCCATTCGCGGTCAGGGTAAATGAGCTCGGGTCGAGCATCGTATGGCGGAGTGAGGACCCTCTAGGTCGTGAagtgggaggaggaggcccaTTGGAAGGCGGTGGGGCTGAAATCGGGGgtgctggcggtgctggaggaggagaaggtgcTGCTCCGGGAGGggctggaggcggcggcggcggctgagcTCGGGgagctgatgatggcgagggtAACGGAGGCGCTACTGAAGgcggaggaggtggtggtgctcCGGGCAGTACAGGAGCGGATGTtgctggaggaggcggcggtggaggaggtgcCGCAAAGGGTGCCGGTGCTGAGAATGccggtggcggcggaggagctgAAGGAGCTGAAGGAACTGGAGCAGCCGAAGCGggagctggtggaggaggagccggAGGCGGCGTGACTCTGGAGGGCTTTCGAGAAGTTGGTAGCGGCGGTGGCTTCTTGCCAACCGGAGGCGGCGGtccctttgtcttcttcaagcctGCTGCCGCTCCTGGAGGCGGAATTGGAGGTCCTCGCCCTGGAATAATGGGAATAGCTGGTGCAGATGGTGCAGCATCAGCCGGCGGTTTCAGCGCGGCAAAGGTCGGTACATGGGGCGCAGAATGAGATGGCGCCTTCTCCGAATCCGAGTAGGAGGGCGCTGAGCCAGCTCCCGTATCGATATTTCCTCCTCGCTTCTTTAGCTTCGGTATGCCGCCAGCAAACAGGCCTCCCAGCTGCGGTGCCGAGTCGACTGGGCGTACATCTTGGTGTGCGGCGTTGTGATCGCTGTTGCTTCGGGCTCGATTTGCTGAAGGAACAGGCGGCGCGAGAGCAAGGCCGGGGACTGGAGGGGCGCCACCTATGGCAGGGCCACCTGATGACCCTGATGCCTTGCCAACAACCGGGGCAGAGCGATCGTTGGTGACGGCCTTTTTTAGGGATTTTCCCTTGTGGATATCGGCAAGGAGAGCATTCTATGAGCAGAGTCAGCCGGCAAGTTTCACTCAAAAGGCTTGGTTGGCGAGAGCACGCACTCGACCTCCTGAACTTGGCGGTGGACGGCCGGGCAAACCACCGGGAGCTCCtcctggaggcggcggcggaggagggggaggaactcctccagctccgggcaatggaggaggcggcggaggcggaggaggcggcaTGGCAGGATACGGGCGAGAGTCTCGCGAGGTGGTTGAGGTGTCGGGGTCTTTGCTGCGCTGAGGCTTGGGTGGAGGTGCAGATAAGCGTCTGTTCTAGTGCAGGGTCGCAGGCTCCGCGGGATGTCGACGCTGCAGCTGCGTCTGCGTCCCTAAATACGGGTATCTGGGGAGCGTCGCGCGCGAATTGTAGAGTTTgggcgatgacgaggatgtcGACGTGGGCATGCCAGAGGCAAAGGGTCGTCGCTGGCGTTTCGTCATCAGGCTTACGAGCCCGGCGCAGAGTCGAGGAGAGAGGGCCAGTCCAGCCAAGGCCCCACTCTTTTGGCAAGGCCCTCACAGCTGGAGCCTGTTCTATGTATAGATGGGTATTAGAAGAGTCAAGTGGTCAAGAGTAGAAACGGGGGTTTTGGCTTGTGGAAAGCGAAATAGTACGGAGACTGGGTATCTTGGATGCTCTTTGTTTGCTTTGAAAATTGATTATGCATATGACTGCAGTCACACAAGGCGCTGTTGGGTACCTGTACCTGCCTCCCGTCTGCTCGCATGTACCAGAATATGTCACTTTTCCTCTGCCCGCCACGATGTGGAGCCAATCACAGCCTTGCAGGCAATGATTTTATGCCAAACTCCAAGCTCGCACCTTTTCCGCCTTGCCGCCTTGCCCTCGCATTTCCGCACAGCGACTTGGGTCCAGTCAAGCTGCGAAGTTGGATTTGCGACACGGCGATTCCATAAAGAACTTTGCGCCGTTTTCCATTCGCCATTGGCTACGCTTCAGCCCAGCCCCATCCCACCTCTCGAGGCTTTTACCTCTACATCGCATTTCCGTTCATCACCATGCGACGAGCGAATCCCCGGCAGGTTGGCTTTATATGCCAGTCCTGTGCTTCATTGCCGGCCCAAGCATCAAGGCAACCTTTTCCAAGCCGCATTCTACTCTCCGCTCCCCGCCAAGTTGTTCAAAGCTCGGTCTGGAGATCAACACCGGCGAGATGGACCGCATCAGTGTCAGCCTCAAAGGCCGCTGCAGACGCCGAAACAGAAGCAGACGGGAAGGCAGGACCAGTAGCACAGCGGGCCGTGACGGACGCCTTGCAATTGGCGAATATGGCGGAGGATAGCGTCAACAAGTTCCTCTCCGTCGACGGCATCCCGGCGAAGCAACTTACAGCCGCTGCTCTGCAGTCATGTCTACGAGCGGCCGCTGCGCTTCATCCCCAATTGAAGCGGGCAGAGGCGCAATATAGGGCCTCAGCATCGAAACTCGTTTCTTTGGGAGCCGAGCGGACAGGCGCGAGGATACCCGTTGATGCCAAGCTGATGGAGGCGACTCTTCGAATCTCCCACGCGGCATATGCCATTATTGCAAGCCCGAATGTTGAGATGACACCGGAATTCCTGGAGCTCTATGTCGCCATTCAAGCACAACTCGGCCAGCCAGAGTCTCTGCCTGCTGTCTTTGAGATGTACGCACACAAGCCAAAGCCTGTTGTCAAGGATGGCCAAATTGCGTACGTGAAGCAGAATCCCAATGCGGCCGCCCGAGCTATAGAGCCCGCAATCGCAGATATGGCTCTGCAGACTGCAATTGATGCCAAGAGTCTAGATTCAGCTCTTGGAGTCATTGAGTCTTCATACTCCCTTCCTGCTTTTAAGCGCCAGAAGTTGATCAAGCACGGCACGGCACCTGCGCTCGGTCTCGTCACCCTTCCGTTTGGCATCTTTGGTCTATCAACGGCCTATGCCGCCTACTGGCAAAACACCATGGACATCAGCACTGCTACGGGGATTGGCTTTGCCGGTATCTCGGGCTACTTCCTTGTAGTTGGCTCTCTCGGTATGATTGCCAAGCTGAGCAACAAGGACCAGATGAAGAGAGTTACATGGACACCGGGAACGCCGCTACGGTATCGATGGCtaagggaggaggagagagccGCTCTGGATAAGGTGGCATGTGCATGGGGCTTCAAGGAGCCTTGGAGACACGGCGAGGAGATGGGTCCTGAGTGGGAGGGCCTCAAGGAGTACATGGGATATaggcagatgctgcttgACAGAGTCGAGTTTATGGAGGGCATGAGCTGATGGCGTTGTAGACTACCCTATAAAAGAAGCTGTAATATAAATCCTACTCGAAGATTTGAATGAATGGCTGCTAAGACTTGTCTTTTAATAACGTTTGCGTATAATTGCATGGAGCATCGCCGGAACGAATTGAGCCGCCTTCTAACGTAGTAGGTAGCCATCTCTCCAGAGAACACACTTCATGCAGTAACAATCAAATCAACAAAGTCATGATGGTTTACATTGTCAGCAGAGTATAGAACTTTACTCGTCAGAAACTTTCAGCCTCACAGTCTGACCTGAAGCATCAATATCCCAGACACCAGACCTGCCGAGTTCCGAAAATATCACCGTGCTCGCGTCCTAACCCGCAGCGTATCCGAATAGTCCAAAACTGTCAGCAGGGTCGAATCCTAGGCCGAACAGATGTCATCGACTAGTGCATGAATCATGCcccatgtatgtatgttgTTTATCTGACTGGGAGTAGTAATGAGGCACTAGGTAGCCACCGGCATGGCATATCATGCCACTGATGTAAATGGAGAAGAGACGCAGTCTTGACATGGCGATTgatagtactactagtaccAGATTGCATTATGCGGCAGCATCCCAGTTCCTCGTTTACGAAGGATTACCCTAATGAATGAACAACGGCCATGTCAAGACAAGTCTGGCGCTTCAGGCACTTTttgctagcagtagtaggtactaggtaggtagtccTGTAGTACGAAACACAAGCGCCcacgaagaaaaaagaaaaaagcgcCGCATAACAAACACCGGTCGTTTTGCtccgtcttcctcttttcttttctttttttgtagCATCTACATCACTCTCTACGCGCATTTACATAGATACTAGGTTCACGCAGATATACTAATTGCCCCGGCTTACATCCAAGTACCTGTCCATGCACCCCTTGGGCCTAGTCTTCTTCTAGTTCTACTAACACTTCCTTGACATGTACAGATTTGGGGGCCGTTTTGCAGTCGTCATGGTAGATTTTGACCCAAGATCCAGCATCTTGATTACGAATGGGGTAATCTGGGCAGATGCTACGCTGGATCTGCTTGTTGGGTTGCTGGTGCTTGCAGCACAAATCACGGGGCATTAACCACCGCTCACCTGTTTGTTTcgtatctcttctttctttccgtCTTTTCCGCTTTGGCCGGCAAACTTGGTCTCTCATCTTTATGActcgtccttttcttttctttttttctttctttgcatgCCTGAAAGGAACAGGGGCTTGGTCTCCAATCTTACCTACCGTTGCTCCTTGCACGTACATTAAAGCAACGACTTACTCCAATAAAGCGCCTGTTTTATGGTCACATCTCATAGCAGGTATTTGTATTGTAATAGTAATCCATGCCTTATATACAACCGACTAGGTATTATCCATCTAGTCGTtcacaatcatcatcatcctagCAAACGGCAGCTTTTCGCATTACTTGTATAATATTAAGCGACGCCTTAACTCCCCGCTCAGAACTCTACGCGTAACCAAAAAGGGGGTATAACAAAAACGGTCTTTCCCGATCGTTTTCTGCACACCATTCCAGCATTCTAGTAAAGCTCGCCATTACGGGGCCAATTAGTACACCGAAAggcacacacaaaaaaagacaacccTGGTCAAACTCGTGGAAACACACAAAATATTACAGGTgataaaaaagggggggagggagcCACGAGACGAGCATGGCCCGGCCCACGCCGGATTAGCgctcttttcttcgtctcctctcttcatctcttttcctctttccctTTTGTTTCCCTTGTTCCCGTTCTGGTAgagtggagagagaggataCGGCGAAGCGAAAGCGTGGGACTCTGTGGACTTTGTGGTGCCAttgtagtaggtagttgTCGCGGATACATACCCGTGTGGATTATGGCCTGTCAGTTTTCTGTGTGAGCCGTCATTATTAATTTGTCTGCCGAGAACTAGAACAGAAATGCTAtcgtgaagaagaagaagagaaaaaaaaaaaaaagactacTAGCACCATGCGCCTGCTGAATGGCTAAATTCAAGAGCGTCATACCCATGcgtatttctttctttttctgtccttcatcctcttctacAAGGATCTGTTAGTTCCCAGTCCACCGAGTCTGCATGGGTCGGGACAATGAACCCCTGGCATCAAGGTGCAATGTCTGCATAACGCTAGATCCAGCTGGGCATGAAGAAAGGGAAGGTTCTGGACTGCAAGGACTCTCTATATTGGCACCTAATGCCTGCTATGGGTTTGTCAAGGATTAGTGACAGTTGTAAAAGGCAAAGGAATTGATAAGTGATAGAAGCTTGAATCATGTAGTAATTGGTATCTCTTGatagacaaaaaaaaaaaaaagaaaagaaaagaaaataggctTAGGTGTATGTACAGTAAAGGCCTGGTTCCCATGGCGTCGTAAATCGTCTTCAACTTTTCGAGACGAGAAAAATTGATACCACTGCGGTATATacaaaggaaaacaaaatagAAGTAgatgaaggaagaaaattTTATAGAGGGACAGTTGTGAAGAGAACCAGCCCCTACCTAATAATCATGAAAACAGTCCTCTAAAATAGCCAAAAATAATATCAGAAAACTGGCAACTTTTCCCcgttgtttttcttttcttttaatgaGCAAATACTCCATTACCGCCAAATCATCGTAGCAGGTTTCTAATTTTTGTATGGCCCGCTTTCATATGAAACTTCGTATTTCGTAGTCTTCCGGATGGCTCCATCCTGGTCGTCCGACGAGCCGTGTCTTTGTACAGACGTGAGGATAAACTCTTCACTCGCATCGTCGCTCTGGTGAGCAGCCACGCTGCGGCTGATGGTATCTCCGCCTGGTCCGGAATAAGGTTTCCAGCTTTGGCGGCGTGAGGGTGAACTGGAGCGCTCATATCCGTATTTGTTGCGGCTCTCTGATCCCAGACCGCCAGATGCTCCCGTAGAGCCCTTGGAAGCATTGTTGCTGCCAAAGGTCTGGGGGAAGAGAAAGGCTAGGACGATACGGCACATGGGCAAACAGGCACAGATAATAGCGACATTTTCTTCGATGATGGTCCACAGGGTCGAAGCGATGTCGACTAGACAGCCTGTTAGTATAAATGAATTCtcaagaaaaggggggaaagtATCTCACAGGTCGTATCAGGGCTGGTTGTCGAGAAGTTGAGGGTAGTGGCACGCATGATAGATGTCACAGTAACACTAGAGTTGTTAGTTACGTATCCTAGAACAAATTAAGGCATTTCTCTCAACAAAGGTAAAACTCACAAACTACCAAGAGCAAAGACAAACATCAAGGCCCTCTTTTGGCTAAGGGGCAGTTTGCTCGCCCAAATGGGCTGCATTGGGAGCAACAAGATCAAGACATCGGTGGCGATTGAGTAGCCGGCGTTGGCGTACCAGTTTTGAGTCAGACTGACACATGTAGGATGGGTGGACTTGTCCCAAGCTCCACTAATCGGGTTGCACTGGAAGATGGACACAATTGTGCTAGCAATAGCATATGCCGTGACGATGCCCAGGAGGATGTAGCAGCAGATGCGGAACCACCTCTGGACAAAGATTCGCAGATACAAGAGGACAATGGACATTTTAGTCAGGCCGATGGTGAGTTTGTAGAAGATTTGCGCAACGTAAAACCACTATTCAACAAAGCATCTGTGAGTTTTATTCCGTTGAATCTTGGGTCGAGGAGCCATACCTTGAGAGCAGCCAGCTTGTCTGGGACCGATAATGTCTTAATATGTTTGCCAAATCCGTAATTGCATGAAATCATCATGAATATTTGCACCAACAGAGTACAAAACTAGTGGTTCCTACATGTTAGTTCACAATCCAAAGTACAAGTATCCTGCCAGAGGATAAGGAAATGGTTGAAGCCATACAAAGGACACTAAAACAGTGTAATCGTCCCATCCCAACCCTGTTCTTCTTGAGATACGATTCCAGAATCTAATGGCGACGAAGATTGGTGTCacggcgaagaagacgatacTCGGAATGCGAACGAGGCCGGCATGGCTGGCAGCCGCCTCGTCTGGAGACATAAGACCAGGCATGATCTCGGGTCTGTTGGTTGTGTATGATCGAAGTGTCCCCGGCAGTTGGCAGAATGAGAACGGCACAAAAGCCGGAAGGATGAAGGAAATAGATTATCGGAGGGGGAAGGGGAACATGGGGACAGCCTTCCCTATAACTGGTTTCCCCAGGGCGGCCGAGTGGGTTCACGATTTACTAAATAGGCAGAGGcgagaggcagaagatggagagagaggaagagaaacagaaacgCAGCACGATTCTGTGCATAGGTACTAAgaagtactaggtaggcatGCATCATACAGAAAAGCCAGCTAACGGGAACGACCGAGGGCATCCGATACGGGCCAGGACACAGGCGTTAGCCTTGCACAGAAGCTACGGCGAACAGAGTTTGGCTCTCGCGTCTAAGAGGCAGACGTGCATGGCCGAAATGAAGTGCAGCTTGGATGGCTAGCTAGGCGGTTTCATCAGCAGCGCCGAGGAAAAGAGTGGGCTGCGATCACACCAGCAAGGGCCCTGCCAGAGGGCCGCCATAATGGCCCTGCCTCCCCTCTCTGGTGCGTGGTCCCGGGCAGAatggagagcgagagagaagtgAACGTCGGGCGAGTCATCTCCATGTGCTGCAAGGGCAGTGCGTGAGTGAACAGAGCAGAGCATGGCCTTGACGGTGGTCTAGAACGGAAGTGGAATGAGGACGAGGGTGAAGACCCGGGCACGAGGAGAATATTGGCAGTACAAGCAAGTACTTGCATCTAGCACTGTATCTGCTGCTACAGTAGCGGTAGTAATTGTCCGCATAGAGCAGACATGTCATTCGCAAATTTGCAGCTTGGCGCTGAGTCTATCCTGGCTCCGGACTGCATATTAGCCGGTTGTCTGCTTGTCTGATAGTACTACAAGTATGCTTGATGCCGTTTCCAGCTAACAAGGCAAATCCTTCGACAGAACAGAAAGGCAAAATAAGGTAAAGTAAAGTACGGagtaaagtaaagtaaaataaaatacgaGAGGCCATTTTTTGCAGACTAGACCAGGGGCCACACGGAAAGCCAGCGCTTCTCCCCGGTGGCATCAGTTTCTGCTTGCCCAGCCAAGATTATGTCTGTCTGGTGGATAAAACAGCACTGGAAGCGCCACCACCCGAGAGGGCCGAATAAAGGCATCAAAGAGGGCCAGGCTGGAAGCGGGTTAGCGCTGCGCTGCCGACGGGCTGGGATGGAGAATCAGGAAAGCGCTTCCAGTGGCTTGAGTGGAGACttgcagagaaaaaaaaaggtccctTGTCGATTGCTTCATTCAGCGCAGACTTGAGACGGCTACTAAGCGCAGTAGGAggtacttttctttttctctcgaCAGCCTGTGTTACATGGCATGACGCTACGGAAAGCGTCTTCATGTTGATTGCAAGCAAAGTGGATAGAAAGGATTCAAAAAGGATTTTAGCCGTGGATAcaatctcttttcttttcttttcttctttcccgaGAACACTCGTTCGGGTATACGAGGTGGACATTGGCATTGTGCAATAACGGATATTGGTTCCGTTTGTGTCTCAGGGCAGTTCACGGCTAGGGtattatacatatatatatatatatatatgtataagAGCTAATTTGGCAAAAGAGCATAGGTATAACCGAAACATGGAGCGCAATACGACAGGGCCTGTACGCACATGGCACGGCATGGGGGAGGCTGTGCATCTTAACCATCCTACAGAAAAGATGGGGACCAACATCTGCGATCGCCACGAGTTGGATGCGTGCGGCAATACTGAAATGCTACTATAAATTCGGACAATAGGCATCCCTCGTCTTATTTCATGCAGTGAATGTTAATACTATGTTGGTTGCGCCTGTCGAATCCTGTGTCTACATACCAATCGGTTCCTGACATGCGCCGATCTGTCGTCGGAAACGGGCAAGATCCGCGCGATGGGCATGCCGTGCATCCACCATCTCTCCAAAGGaccgaaaaagaaagaaagaaacaaaacaaaaaaaaaaaacaatat is drawn from Trichoderma asperellum chromosome 4, complete sequence and contains these coding sequences:
- a CDS encoding uncharacterized protein (EggNog:ENOG41~TransMembrane:2 (i283-305o317-337i)); the encoded protein is MRRANPRQVGFICQSCASLPAQASRQPFPSRILLSAPRQVVQSSVWRSTPARWTASVSASKAAADAETEADGKAGPVAQRAVTDALQLANMAEDSVNKFLSVDGIPAKQLTAAALQSCLRAAAALHPQLKRAEAQYRASASKLVSLGAERTGARIPVDAKLMEATLRISHAAYAIIASPNVEMTPEFLELYVAIQAQLGQPESLPAVFEMYAHKPKPVVKDGQIAYVKQNPNAAARAIEPAIADMALQTAIDAKSLDSALGVIESSYSLPAFKRQKLIKHGTAPALGLVTLPFGIFGLSTAYAAYWQNTMDISTATGIGFAGISGYFLVVGSLGMIAKLSNKDQMKRVTWTPGTPLRYRWLREEERAALDKVACAWGFKEPWRHGEEMGPEWEGLKEYMGYRQMLLDRVEFMEGMS
- a CDS encoding uncharacterized protein (EggNog:ENOG41~TransMembrane:7 (o20-39i51-76o96-118i130-150o178-197i209-228o255-274i)), giving the protein MPGLMSPDEAAASHAGLVRIPSIVFFAVTPIFVAIRFWNRISRRTGLGWDDYTVLVSFFCTLLVQIFMMISCNYGFGKHIKTLSVPDKLAALKWFYVAQIFYKLTIGLTKMSIVLLYLRIFVQRWFRICCYILLGIVTAYAIASTIVSIFQCNPISGAWDKSTHPTCVSLTQNWYANAGYSIATDVLILLLPMQPIWASKLPLSQKRALMFVFALGSFVTVTSIMRATTLNFSTTSPDTTFDIASTLWTIIEENVAIICACLPMCRIVLAFLFPQTFGSNNASKGSTGASGGLGSESRNKYGYERSSSPSRRQSWKPYSGPGGDTISRSVAAHQSDDASEEFILTSVQRHGSSDDQDGAIRKTTKYEVSYESGPYKN